In Mauremys reevesii isolate NIE-2019 linkage group 8, ASM1616193v1, whole genome shotgun sequence, a single genomic region encodes these proteins:
- the HSD17B7 gene encoding 3-keto-steroid reductase/17-beta-hydroxysteroid dehydrogenase 7 isoform X3, which yields MQPVVLVTGASSGIGSALCKRLLREDAGVRLCLACRNMQKATATKAVLLAAHPAAQVTLVRLDVSSLESVLRAASEIQRRFQRLDCLFLNAGIMPNTHVNFKALISGLFSGRAVHMLSTAEGLLTQEDCITADGLQAVFETNLFGHFILVQLLLAVRP from the exons ATGCAGCCCGTGGTGCTGGTCACCGGCGCCAGCAG TGGTATCGGCTCCGCCCTATGCAAGCGGTTGCTGCGGGAGGACGCTGGGGTCCGGCTGTGCCTGGCCTGCCGGAACATGCAGAAGGCCACTGCCACCAAGGCCGTGCTGCTGGCCGCCCACCCGGCCGCCCAGGTCACCCTCGTGCGCCTGGATGTCAGCAGCCTGGAGTCCGTCCTGCGGGCAGCCAGCGAGATCCAGCGCAG GTTTCAGCGCTTGGACTGTCTCTTCCTGAATGCTGGGATCATGCCAAATACCCATGTTAACTTCAAAGCACTGATCTCTGGTCTCTTTTCTGG GAGAGCAGTCCACATGCTGAGCACAGCAGAGGGGCTGCTAACTCAAGAAGACTGCATCACTGCAGATGGCCTGCAGGCGGTGTTTGAAACCAACCTCTTTGGGCACTTTATACTGGTACAGCTGCTTCTGGCAGTCAGGCCCTGA
- the HSD17B7 gene encoding 3-keto-steroid reductase/17-beta-hydroxysteroid dehydrogenase 7 isoform X1: protein MQPVVLVTGASSGIGSALCKRLLREDAGVRLCLACRNMQKATATKAVLLAAHPAAQVTLVRLDVSSLESVLRAASEIQRRFQRLDCLFLNAGIMPNTHVNFKALISGLFSGRAVHMLSTAEGLLTQEDCITADGLQAVFETNLFGHFILIRQLEPLLCCLEKPSLLIWTSSSNARKSAFSLTDYQHSKGKESYSSSKYATDLASVALNKHFNKQGLYSSVVCPGLVMTNLTYGILPSFFWKLLMPIMWIIRFFTKTYTLTPYNGAEAQVWLFKQKPESLDALMKYHSCTSPMGKNCVESQKMDVEEETAEIFYQKLLELEKHVLARLNAPLSPK from the exons ATGCAGCCCGTGGTGCTGGTCACCGGCGCCAGCAG TGGTATCGGCTCCGCCCTATGCAAGCGGTTGCTGCGGGAGGACGCTGGGGTCCGGCTGTGCCTGGCCTGCCGGAACATGCAGAAGGCCACTGCCACCAAGGCCGTGCTGCTGGCCGCCCACCCGGCCGCCCAGGTCACCCTCGTGCGCCTGGATGTCAGCAGCCTGGAGTCCGTCCTGCGGGCAGCCAGCGAGATCCAGCGCAG GTTTCAGCGCTTGGACTGTCTCTTCCTGAATGCTGGGATCATGCCAAATACCCATGTTAACTTCAAAGCACTGATCTCTGGTCTCTTTTCTGG GAGAGCAGTCCACATGCTGAGCACAGCAGAGGGGCTGCTAACTCAAGAAGACTGCATCACTGCAGATGGCCTGCAGGCGGTGTTTGAAACCAACCTCTTTGGGCACTTTATACTG ATTCGGCAGCTTGAGCCTCTGCTATGTTGCCTTGAAAAGCCCTCGCTGCTCATCTGGACCTCTTCCAGCAATGCCAGGAAGTCTGCTTTCAGTCTCACTGACTACCAGCACAGCAAAGGCAAAGAGTCTTACAGTTCCTCCAAATATGCCACTGACCTTGCTAGTGTGGCTCTGAACAAGCACTTTAACAAGCAG GGGCTGTATTCCAGTGTGGTTTGCCCAGGTCTTGTGATGACTAACCTGACTTATGGAATTCTGCCATCTTTCTTCTGGAAGCTGCTTATGCCCATCATGTGGATA ATACGCTTTTTCACCAAGACTTACACACTAACTCCGTACAATGGAGCAGAAGCTCAG GTATGGCTCTTCAAACAAAAGCCAGAGTCACTGGATGCACTAATGAAATATCACAGCTGTACTTCACCAATGGGGAAGAACTGTGTGGAATCCCAAAAG ATGGATGTGGAGGAAGAAACTGCTGAAATATTTTATCAAAAGCTGTTGGAACTGGAGAAGCATGTCCTAGCAAGATTGAATGCTCCCTTGAGCCCCAAGTAA
- the HSD17B7 gene encoding 3-keto-steroid reductase/17-beta-hydroxysteroid dehydrogenase 7 isoform X2 yields the protein MQPVVLVTGASSGIGSALCKRLLREDAGVRLCLACRNMQKATATKAVLLAAHPAAQVTLVRLDVSSLESVLRAASEIQRRFQRLDCLFLNAGIMPNTHVNFKALISGLFSGRAVHMLSTAEGLLTQEDCITADGLQAVFETNLFGHFILIRQLEPLLCCLEKPSLLIWTSSSNARKSAFSLTDYQHSKGKESYSSSKYATDLASVALNKHFNKQGLYSSVVCPGLVMTNLTYGILPSFFWKLLMPIMWIIRFFTKTYTLTPYNGAEAQDLYS from the exons ATGCAGCCCGTGGTGCTGGTCACCGGCGCCAGCAG TGGTATCGGCTCCGCCCTATGCAAGCGGTTGCTGCGGGAGGACGCTGGGGTCCGGCTGTGCCTGGCCTGCCGGAACATGCAGAAGGCCACTGCCACCAAGGCCGTGCTGCTGGCCGCCCACCCGGCCGCCCAGGTCACCCTCGTGCGCCTGGATGTCAGCAGCCTGGAGTCCGTCCTGCGGGCAGCCAGCGAGATCCAGCGCAG GTTTCAGCGCTTGGACTGTCTCTTCCTGAATGCTGGGATCATGCCAAATACCCATGTTAACTTCAAAGCACTGATCTCTGGTCTCTTTTCTGG GAGAGCAGTCCACATGCTGAGCACAGCAGAGGGGCTGCTAACTCAAGAAGACTGCATCACTGCAGATGGCCTGCAGGCGGTGTTTGAAACCAACCTCTTTGGGCACTTTATACTG ATTCGGCAGCTTGAGCCTCTGCTATGTTGCCTTGAAAAGCCCTCGCTGCTCATCTGGACCTCTTCCAGCAATGCCAGGAAGTCTGCTTTCAGTCTCACTGACTACCAGCACAGCAAAGGCAAAGAGTCTTACAGTTCCTCCAAATATGCCACTGACCTTGCTAGTGTGGCTCTGAACAAGCACTTTAACAAGCAG GGGCTGTATTCCAGTGTGGTTTGCCCAGGTCTTGTGATGACTAACCTGACTTATGGAATTCTGCCATCTTTCTTCTGGAAGCTGCTTATGCCCATCATGTGGATA ATACGCTTTTTCACCAAGACTTACACACTAACTCCGTACAATGGAGCAGAAGCTCAG GACCTGTATTCATAg